In Gadus chalcogrammus isolate NIFS_2021 chromosome 1, NIFS_Gcha_1.0, whole genome shotgun sequence, one DNA window encodes the following:
- the LOC130384498 gene encoding leucine-rich repeat-containing protein 38-like, with protein MYPCITRLQTILALLYSTMLSRGHTCPSRCLCPDHHTVDCSGRALTHLPGPFPLNVRRLLLANNWISWIPSDFLLLYSDLVYLDLRNNSLSQLEPGTLSTPFSRLVFLDLGSNNLTEIPSGSFGESRSLIKLRLGDNPYLSAVGPHAFQGLSSLRELGLERNGLSDLDVGALEPLASLRTLRLEGNPWECSCRFAKLFAWLTEHRDKLPTGEDNKRLTPLCHACASKAPAGRDRESATRRW; from the coding sequence atGTACCCATGCATCACCCGGCTGCAGACCATCCTCGCCCTGCTGTACTCCACCATGCTGTCCCGGGGCCACACGTGCCCCTCTAGGTGCCTCTGCCCGGACCACCACACCGTGGACTGCTCCGGCCGCGCGCTCACCCACCTCCCGGGCCCCTTCCCCCTCAACGTGCGCCGCCTGCTGCTGGCCAACAACTGGATCTCCTGGATCCCGTCGGACTTCCTGCTGCTCTACAGCGACCTGGTGTACCTGGACCTGAGGAACAACTCGCTGTCCCAGCTGGAGCCCGGCACGCTCAGCACCCCCTTCTCCAGGCTGGTCTTCCTGGACCTGGGCAGCAACAACCTGACGGAGATCCCCTCGGGGTCGTTCGGGGAGTCCCGGAGCCTGATCAAGCTGCGCCTGGGGGACAACCCCTACCTGAGCGCGGTGGGGCCGCACGCCTTCCAGGGCCTCAGCTCCCTGCGGGAGCTGGGCCTGGAGCGGAACGGGCTGTCGGACCTGGACGTGGGCGCCCTGGAGCCCCTGGCCTCCCTGCGGACGCTGCGGCTGGAGGGGAACCCCTGGGAGTGCAGCTGCCGCTTCGCCAAGCTGTTTGCGTGGCTCACGGAGCACCGCGACAAGCTGCCCACGGGTGAGGATAATAAGCGGCTTACGCCCTTGTGCCATGCATGCGCCTCTAAAGCCCCGGCGGGGCGGGACAGGGAATCGGCCACACGCCGCTGGTAA
- the LOC130384581 gene encoding semaphorin-3F-like, with product MATGHVPPLLPSLLYFLGCCVYCCHGDFQAAPRVYLSYKELLETRTARPFAFSFNTSDYRILHMDQDQGRLYLGCREYLVALDMHNVNKEPLIIHWPASAERKAECRMTGKGGQGECANFVRLMEPWNRTHLYTCGTGAYKPVCTFINRGWRAEDYVFRLVPGQVDSGKGKCSYDPRRANAATLINGNLYAGVHVDFMGTDPAIFRTLGDRPAVRTEQYDSRWLNEPVFVKIQKIPDSTQANDDKLYFFFREKSLDSTGGNNPVMVSRVGRVCLNDDGGQRSLVNKWTTFLKARLVCSVTGGDGVETHFDELRDVFILPTQDARNPVVYGVFATAGSVFKGSAVCVYAMSDIRNVFNGPFSHKHGHNYQWTPYTGKIPYPRPGTCPGGTFTPGLRSTKEFSDEAVNFVRAHPLMYQPVYPLHKRPLVLSTAGDHRFTSIAVDIVDATDGKYEVLFLGTDRGTVQKVIVLPKDASSTEQLILEEVEVFRTPTTIKTMRLSSKRQQLYVTSDRGLTQVSLHRCGVYGRACSDCCLARDPYCAWDGETCASFTPSAKRRSRRQDVKHGDPLSQCRGFNTKEKRLREAVQFGVEGSNVFLECQPRSPQASVKWLLQKDGRRKLLNREHEVLKTGHGVLLKELVQADAGVYHCQATENNYRHTVARIALRILDREIVEALTATDVPPLQRQPHEAAPPAAADPRTAAAAASAASQAEVRLIGQYCRAYLEELCPGRSTKRTHRRHAEAGGSGCKPAAAASSSFPRRL from the exons ATGGCAACCGGCCACGTCCCCCCGctactcccctctctcctgtacTTTTTGGGATGCTGTGTGtactgttgccatggtgacttcCAGGCAGCCCCCAGGGTGTATCTGTCCTACAAGG AGCTGCTGGAGACGCGGACGGCCCGGCCCTTCGCCTTCTCCTTCAACACCAGCGACTACCGGATCCTGCAcatggaccaggaccagggccgGCTGTACCTGGGCTGCCGGGAGTACCTGGTGGCGCTGGACATGCACAACGTCAACAAGGAGCCACTCATC ATCCACTGGCCGGCGTCTGCAGAGAGGAAAGCGGAGTGCAGGATGACTGGGAAGGGGGGGCAG GGAGAATGTGCCAACTTCGTGCGTCTGATGGAGCCCTGGAACCGGACCCACCTGTACACCTGCGGGACGGGCGCCTACAAACCAGTCTGCACCTTCATCAACCGGGGCTGGAGGGCAgag GACTACGTGTTCAGGCTGGTTCCTGGCCAGGTGGATTCTGGGAAGGGGAAGTGTTCGTACGACCCCCGGCGGGCCAACGCCGCCACGCTCATCA acggTAACCTGTATGCGGGGGTCCACGTGGACTTCATGGGGACGGACCCGGCTATCTTCAGGACGCTGGGGGACCGTCCCGCGGTCCGCACGGAGCAGTACGACTCCCGCTGGCTCAACG aGCCGGTGTTTGTGAAGATCCAGAAGATCCCGGACAGCACGCAGGCCAACGACGACAAGCTCTACTTCTTCTTCAGGGAGAAGAGCTTGGACTCTACCGGGGGGAACAACCCCGTCATGGTGTCCCGGGTGGGCCGGGTCTGTCTG AACGACgacggaggtcagaggtcgctgGTCAACAAGTGGACCACCTTCCTGAAGGCGCGGCTGGTGTGCTCTGTAACCGGGGGCGACGGGGTGGAGACGCACTTCGACGAGCTGA GGGACGTGTTCATCCTGCCCACGCAAGACGCCCGCAATCCGGTTGTGTACGGTGTGTTCGCCACCGCTGG GTCGGTGTTTAAAGGCTCAGCGGTGTGCGTGTACGCCATGTCCGACATCAGGAACGTCTTCAACGGCCCCTTCTCTCACAAACACGGACACAACTACCAGTGGACCCCCTACACGGGCAAGATCCCCTACCCCCGTCCCGGCACG TGCCCCGGGGGGACGTTCACCCCGGGGCTGCGCTCCACCAAGGAGTTCTCTGACGAGGCGGTGAACTTCGTGCGGGCGCACCCCCTCATGTACCAGCCGGTGTACCCCCTGCACAAGCGGCCCCTGGTGCTCAGCACTGCGGGGGACCACCGCTTCACCTCCATCGCCGTGGACATCGTGGACGCCACCGACGGGAAGTACGAGGTGCTCTTCCTGGGAACAG ATCGGGGGACGGTGCAGAAGGTCATCGTTCTCCCCAAAGACGCCAGCAGCACGGAGCAGCTcatcctggaggaggtggaggtgttcaGG ACCCCGACGACGATCAAAACGATGAGGCTTTCATCCAAACGG CAACAGCTGTACGTGACGTCGGACCGCGGCCTGACCCAGGTGTCCCTGCACCGCTGCGGGGTGTACGGCCGCGCCTGCTCCGACTGCTGCCTGGCCCGGGACCCCTACTGCGCCTGGGACGGGGAGACCTGCGCCTCCTTCACCCCCTCGGCcaagag GCGCAGTAGGAGACAGGACGTGAAGCACGGAGACCCCCTGAGCCAGTGTCGAGGCTTCAACACCAAAG AGAAGCGTCTGCGTGAAGCGGTGCAGTTCGGCGTGGAGGGCAGCAACGTGTTCCTGGAGTGCCAGCCCCGCTCTCCGCAGGCCAGCGTCAAGTGGCTGCTGCAGAAGGACGGCCGCAGGAAGCTG ctgaacCGGGAGCACGAGGTGCTGAAGACGGGCCACGGCGTGCTGCTGAAGGAGCTGGTGCAGGCGGACGCCGGGGTCTACCACTGCCAGGCCACGGAGAACAACTACCGCCACACGGTGGCCCGCATCGCCCTGCGCATCCTGGACCGCGAGATCGTGGAGGCGCTCACCGCCACCGACGTGCCCCCGCTGCAGCGCCAGCCGCACGAGGCCGCGCCCCCGGCCGCCGCCGACCCCcggaccgccgccgccgccgcctccgccgcctcccAGGCGGAGGTGCGTCTCATCGGCCAGTACTGCCGGGCCTACCTGGAGGAGCTGTGCCCCGGGCGGAGCACCAAGCGTACCCACCGCCGGCACGCCGAGGCCGGGGGCTCCGGCTGCAAGCCTGCCgctgctgcctcctcctccttcccacgCAGGCTGTaa
- the LOC130387243 gene encoding trafficking protein particle complex subunit 6b-like produces MADEALFQFLHSELIQYIYKSGANGETENGKNITKLEAMGFRVGQGLIERFTKETPRFKDELDVMKFICKDFWTCLFKKQIDNLRTNHQGIYVLQDNSFRLLSQLSAGKQYLEHAPKYLAFTCGLVRGGLSDLGLKSVVTAEVAGMPACKFQVMIQKA; encoded by the exons ATGGCAGACGAAGCACTTTTCCAGTTTCTGCACAGTGAATTAATACAGTACATTTATAAATCTGGTGCAAATGGAGAGACG GAGAATGGTAAAAACATCACCAAATTGGAAGCAATGGGATTCAGGGTCGGGCAAGGACTCATAGAGAG GTTCACCAAAGAAACGCCACGCTTTAAAGACGAGCTGGACGTTATGAAATTCATCTGCAAGGACTTCTGGACTTGTTTATTCAAAAAGCAAATTGATAACCTCAGAACCAACCACCAA GGGATCTACGTACTACAAGACAATAGCTTCCGATTACTCAGTCAGCTGTCAGCTGGGAAGCAGTATTTGGAACATGCCCCCAAG TATTTGGCGTTCACCTGTGGtctggtgaggggggggctgtCCGACCTTGGATTGAAGAGTGTGGTCACAGCCGAGGTGGCTGGCATGCCTGCAT gtaAATTCCAGGTTATGATCCAGAAGGCGTAG